GGTAGAGTTCGATGCCAGGGTTCGGTTCGGCGGGGAGTGCACCGATCGCTTCGTCGCGGTGCTCGAGTGCGGTTCGGACGAGTGCGGCGGTGCTTCGCTCGTCGGGGTTGAGCCGGCGGAGTTCGGAGCCATCAAAGACGATGGTGAGGGTGTCCTGGACGACGAGGTGGACGCGGACGTCGTCGCGGATACCGTGGGAGGTGACGAACGAGGCGGTAATTGATCGGGAGAGGGCATCGAGCCGGCCGGCACCGCCGGCAAGATCGTCGAGTGAGAAGTCAGCATCGAGTGGGACGTCGTGGGCGATAAGGACGAACTGGCGCATGCTGTGGTGGATGGGTGGTAGCGGGATAGCAGCCACGGTTTGCCGTTGTGCGTGTGTAGCAGTCTGCAGGTGGTTGAACCGGTAATGCAGCGGATAGCTGGTATGGGCGGATAGCTGGTATGAGCGGGTGCTGGTATGGGCGGATAGCTGGTATGGACGGATAGCTGGTATGGACGGATAGCTGGTATGGACGGATAGCTGGTATGGACGGATAGCTGGTATGAGCTATGAGCAGGTGCTGGGTACTGACCGCTGCTGGTCGGTACCTGCCAACCGCTCAGGACTCACCCACGACACGACGACGGAGGGACGTCCGAACGGTCGCCAGTCCGGGTAGCCCGTCGCGGTACCAGACGAGGATGGCGAGGGCGAAGAGGGCGAACTGAAACCATTCGTAGGGACCGAGTGCGTAGTAGTTGAGGATAGCGTCGAGTATGCCGTCGACCGGATCCTCGGGTGGCTGTTCGATCAGGGGCCAGAGGAGGAACTCGGTTCCCGCAAGGTCACCGCGAAGCACCGACGGCGGCAGATCTGCGACGAGGTGCGAAACGTGCCCGATGAGAAACGCGATACCGATCTGTTGGCGGTCGAGTCGTGCTGCGACGAGGAGGACGGCAGGGATCAACAACGCGGCGAACAGCAGCGAGTGACCAAGGGTTCGACCACCGGGAAGCACGCTCACCGACCAGGCGAGTGGCTTGTCGATCAGGTCCGGGAACTGCGATCCGATCGCGAGCGCGATTAGTGGGAGGGCACGCGGCGGACGGTCGAACCGATAGTGCGTGTACGCAGTGTAGAGCAGATACGCGACGGCGAGGTGTCCCCAGGGCCACATACAGATTCAGGCTGGACTTTTCCGCGGACGGTATAGTAGCCACCGAAACCGGCTGTCCGAGTCGACGCGCTGTCGACAGTCAGTATCGCGACCGCTGGCAAATAACTCATTACTGCAAGCCACAGCGTCGTTCGATCCCGTCTAGAACTGAAATTCGGCCAGTGAGAATCACATCTTACCGAGACGACATTGCATAGACAGGGCCAACCGTTTCCGGTACATCAAGACTGGAACCCCTGTATGGCGAAATCACGATCTGGACAGCACGACGCGGGTCAGAGTCGGGACCAGGGTCAGGGTCAGGACCAA
The DNA window shown above is from Natrialba magadii ATCC 43099 and carries:
- the trmY gene encoding tRNA (pseudouridine(54)-N(1))-methyltransferase TrmY, producing MRQFVLIAHDVPLDADFSLDDLAGGAGRLDALSRSITASFVTSHGIRDDVRVHLVVQDTLTIVFDGSELRRLNPDERSTAALVRTALEHRDEAIGALPAEPNPGIELYRRGFEATLETIDGGPIVQLHEDGTPITDCEPGVLESGVFVLSDHHDFTAEEEAVLTGQVDQRLRLGPTLLHADQAVTVVHHYLDTAGYEEC
- a CDS encoding metal-dependent hydrolase — translated: MWPWGHLAVAYLLYTAYTHYRFDRPPRALPLIALAIGSQFPDLIDKPLAWSVSVLPGGRTLGHSLLFAALLIPAVLLVAARLDRQQIGIAFLIGHVSHLVADLPPSVLRGDLAGTEFLLWPLIEQPPEDPVDGILDAILNYYALGPYEWFQFALFALAILVWYRDGLPGLATVRTSLRRRVVGES